In the genome of Sciurus carolinensis chromosome 3, mSciCar1.2, whole genome shotgun sequence, one region contains:
- the Cnp gene encoding 2',3'-cyclic-nucleotide 3'-phosphodiesterase isoform X2 yields MSSSGAKDKPELQFPFLQDEDTVAALQECKTLFILRGLPGSGKSTLSRVIVDKYRDGTKMVSADAYKITPGARGAFSEEYKQLDEDLAAYCRRNIRVLVLDDTNHEPERLEQLFEMADQYQYQVVLVEPKTAWRLDCTQLKEKNQWQLSADDLKKLKPGLEKDFLPLYFGWFLTSKSSEVLRKVGQVFLEELGNHKAFKKELRHFISGDEHKEKIELISYFGKRPPGVLHCTTKFCQYGKAPGAEEYAQQDVVKKSYGKAFILTISALFVTPKTAGARVELSEQELLLWPDDVDKLSSDNLPRGSRAHITLGCAADVEAVQTGIDLLEIVRQEKGGSRGEEVGELTRGKLYSLGSGRWMLSLAKKMEVRAIFTGYYGKGKPVPIHGSRKGGALQSCIII; encoded by the exons ATGTCATCTTCAGGGGCCAAGGACAAGCCCGAGCTGCAGTTTCCCTTCCTTCAGGATGAGGATACAGTGGCTGCACTACAGGAGTGCAAGACGCTCTTCATCCTGCGAGGCCTGCCAGGCAGCGGCAAGTCCACACTGTCGCGGGTCATTGTGGATAAGTACCGCGATGGCACCAAGATGGTGTCTGCCGACGCTTACAAGATCACCCCCGGGGCTCGAGGAGCCTTCTCCGAGGAGTACAAGCAGCTCGATGAGGACCTGGCTGCCTACTGCCGCCGAAACATCAGAGTGCTGGTGCTCGATGACACCAACCATGAGCCAGAGCGTCTGGAGCAGCTCTTTGAAATGGCCGACCAGTACCAGTACCAGGTGGTGCTGGTGGAGCCCAAGACGGCGTGGCGGCTGGACTGTACCCAGCTCAAAGAGAAGAACCAGTGGCAGCTATCAGCCGACGACCTCAAGAAGCTGAAGCCTGGGCTGGAGAAGGACTTCCTGCCACTCTACTTCGGCTGGTTCCTGACCAGTAAGAGTTCCGAGGTCCTCCGCAAAGTTGGCCAGGTCTtcctggaggagctggggaaCCACAAGGCCTTCAAGAAGGAGCTGCGACACT TTATCTCGGGGGATGAGCACAAAGAGAAGATTGAGCTGATCTCCTACTTTGGGAAGAGACCCCCTGGCGTGCTGCACTGCACAACCAAGTTCTGTCAATATGGAAAGGCCCCCGGGGCAGAGGAGTACGCGCAGCAGGAT GTGGTCAAGAAATCTTACGGCAAGGCCTTCATACTAACCATCTCTGCCCTCTTTGTGACACCCAAGACGGCTGGGGCCCGGGTGGAGTTGAGCGAGCAGGAGCTGCTGTTGTGGCCGGATGACGTGGACAAGCTGTCCTCTGACAACCTGCCCCGGGGGAGCCGCGCTCATATCACCCTTGGCTGTGCGGCTGATGTGGAGGCTGTGCAGACCGGCATTGACCTCTTAGAGATTGTGCGGCAGGAGAAGGGGGGCAGCCGTGGTGAGGAGGTGGGTGAGCTTACCAGGGGGAAGCTCTACTCTCTGGGCAGTGGGCGCTGGATGCTAAGTCTGGCCAAGAAGATGGAGGTCAGGGCCATCTTCACAGGATACTACGGGAAGGGTAAACCCGTGCCCATTCATGGCAGCCGGAAGGGGGGCGCCTTGCAGTCCTGCATCATCATCTGA
- the Cnp gene encoding 2',3'-cyclic-nucleotide 3'-phosphodiesterase isoform X1, whose amino-acid sequence MNRGFSRKSHTFLPKIFFRKMSSSGAKDKPELQFPFLQDEDTVAALQECKTLFILRGLPGSGKSTLSRVIVDKYRDGTKMVSADAYKITPGARGAFSEEYKQLDEDLAAYCRRNIRVLVLDDTNHEPERLEQLFEMADQYQYQVVLVEPKTAWRLDCTQLKEKNQWQLSADDLKKLKPGLEKDFLPLYFGWFLTSKSSEVLRKVGQVFLEELGNHKAFKKELRHFISGDEHKEKIELISYFGKRPPGVLHCTTKFCQYGKAPGAEEYAQQDVVKKSYGKAFILTISALFVTPKTAGARVELSEQELLLWPDDVDKLSSDNLPRGSRAHITLGCAADVEAVQTGIDLLEIVRQEKGGSRGEEVGELTRGKLYSLGSGRWMLSLAKKMEVRAIFTGYYGKGKPVPIHGSRKGGALQSCIII is encoded by the exons ATG AACAGAGGCTTCTCCCGAAAGAGCCACACGTTCCTGCCCAAGATCTTTTTTCGCAAGATGTCATCTTCAGGGGCCAAGGACAAGCCCGAGCTGCAGTTTCCCTTCCTTCAGGATGAGGATACAGTGGCTGCACTACAGGAGTGCAAGACGCTCTTCATCCTGCGAGGCCTGCCAGGCAGCGGCAAGTCCACACTGTCGCGGGTCATTGTGGATAAGTACCGCGATGGCACCAAGATGGTGTCTGCCGACGCTTACAAGATCACCCCCGGGGCTCGAGGAGCCTTCTCCGAGGAGTACAAGCAGCTCGATGAGGACCTGGCTGCCTACTGCCGCCGAAACATCAGAGTGCTGGTGCTCGATGACACCAACCATGAGCCAGAGCGTCTGGAGCAGCTCTTTGAAATGGCCGACCAGTACCAGTACCAGGTGGTGCTGGTGGAGCCCAAGACGGCGTGGCGGCTGGACTGTACCCAGCTCAAAGAGAAGAACCAGTGGCAGCTATCAGCCGACGACCTCAAGAAGCTGAAGCCTGGGCTGGAGAAGGACTTCCTGCCACTCTACTTCGGCTGGTTCCTGACCAGTAAGAGTTCCGAGGTCCTCCGCAAAGTTGGCCAGGTCTtcctggaggagctggggaaCCACAAGGCCTTCAAGAAGGAGCTGCGACACT TTATCTCGGGGGATGAGCACAAAGAGAAGATTGAGCTGATCTCCTACTTTGGGAAGAGACCCCCTGGCGTGCTGCACTGCACAACCAAGTTCTGTCAATATGGAAAGGCCCCCGGGGCAGAGGAGTACGCGCAGCAGGAT GTGGTCAAGAAATCTTACGGCAAGGCCTTCATACTAACCATCTCTGCCCTCTTTGTGACACCCAAGACGGCTGGGGCCCGGGTGGAGTTGAGCGAGCAGGAGCTGCTGTTGTGGCCGGATGACGTGGACAAGCTGTCCTCTGACAACCTGCCCCGGGGGAGCCGCGCTCATATCACCCTTGGCTGTGCGGCTGATGTGGAGGCTGTGCAGACCGGCATTGACCTCTTAGAGATTGTGCGGCAGGAGAAGGGGGGCAGCCGTGGTGAGGAGGTGGGTGAGCTTACCAGGGGGAAGCTCTACTCTCTGGGCAGTGGGCGCTGGATGCTAAGTCTGGCCAAGAAGATGGAGGTCAGGGCCATCTTCACAGGATACTACGGGAAGGGTAAACCCGTGCCCATTCATGGCAGCCGGAAGGGGGGCGCCTTGCAGTCCTGCATCATCATCTGA